A stretch of the Lolium perenne isolate Kyuss_39 chromosome 3, Kyuss_2.0, whole genome shotgun sequence genome encodes the following:
- the LOC127342460 gene encoding phosphatidylinositol 4-kinase gamma 1 → MAIAVGHCHGLKPPAARGRHYRPHSVAQLDRPALDRDHQERNALSPQRRCLSSPCFTTVFAPASEDQGAEPAGEEEKMPRVEIVAGRHARGVHALIAEAAGAIASGTRLVPAQGGLGGALLLKDGRSGEHVAVIKPLDDKSSPSNGGGGYESKAVLREVAAYLLDHDGFASVAPTAMIKISRPTMETTVASIQRFVAHHYDAGELGPSRFSVQSVHRVGILDVRLLNIDRHAGNILVKNPPTGDGSSSAVPLELVPIDHGLCLPEQLDDPYFEWLHWPQASRPFSSTELDYIASLDPFKDAEMLRVELPSLTEPAIRILTLCTIFLQRAAAAGLCLADIGDMMTREFSSMEEGLSALEALCKKAVDSIDAQSLKSVSFGELSSEEWTTFLEKFEKLLPPAFEAKKSRPASH, encoded by the coding sequence ATGGCGATTGCGGTCGGCCACTGCCACGGCCTCAAGCCGCCCGCCGCCCGCGGCCGGCACTACCGCCCGCACTCCGTCGCCCAGCTCGACCGCCCGGCCCTCGACCGGGACCATCAGGAACGGAATGCCCTGTCACCGCAGCGCCGGTGTCTCTCCTCTCCGTGCTTCACCACCGTCTTCGCACCCGCCTCGGAAGACCAGGGAGCGGAGCCCGCCGGCGAAGAGGAGAAGATGCCCCGCGTGGAGATCGTCGCGGGCCGCCACGCCCGCGGCGTGCACGCGCTCATCGCGGAGGCCGCGGGCGCCATCGCGTCGGGGACACGGCTTGTGCCGGCTCAGGGTGGCCTTGGAGGGGCGCTGCTGCTCAAGGATGGTCGCTCCGGCGAGCACGTTGCGGTCATCAAGCCGCTCGACGACAAGTCCTCTCCGTCCAACGGCGGAGGCGGCTACGAGAGCAAGGCTGTGCTGCGGGAGGTGGCCGCCTACCTCCTCGACCACGACGGATTCGCCAGCGTCGCGCCGACGGCTATGATCAAGATATCCCGCCCCACGATGGAGACGACAGTGGCGTCCATCCAGCGCTTCGTGGCGCACCACTACGACGCAGGCGAGCTCGGCCCGTCGCGGTTCTCCGTGCAGTCCGTCCACCGCGTCGGCATCCTTGACGTCCGTCTCCTCAACATCGACCGCCACGCCGGCAACATCCTCGTCAAGAATCCGCCAACCGGGGACGGCAGCTCGTCGGCGGTGCCGCTGGAGCTCGTGCCAATTGACCACGGCCTCTGCCTCCCGGAGCAGCTCGACGACCCGTATTTCGAGTGGTTGCACTGGCCGCAGGCGTCGCGGCCGTTCTCCAGCACCGAGCTGGACTACATTGCGTCGCTGGACCCTTTCAAGGACGCCGAGATGCTCCGCGTAGAGCTGCCGTCCCTGACGGAGCCGGCCATTCGGATCCTCACCCTGTGCACCATATTCCTCCAGCGCGCCGCCGCGGCAGGGCTCTGCCTCGCTGACATTGGCGACATGATGACCCGCGAGTTCTCATCGATGGAGGAGGGGCTGAGCGCGCTCGAGGCCCTCTGCAAGAAGGCAGTGGACTCCATCGACGCCCAGTCTCTGAAGAGCGTGTCATTCGGTGAGCTGAGCAGCGAGGAGTGGACGACGTTCCTGGAGAAGTTCGAGAAGCTGCTGCCGCCGGCGTTCGAGGCCAAGAAGAGCAGGCCGGCGTCGCATTGA
- the LOC127342461 gene encoding uncharacterized protein — translation MTADATPPPAEPPQNPPNSTAEEAEADAVGTPSRGGPVGMVSWGTGTLVGVFTGLLYGGAKEANANVSKDAEVMLKMGSTTDKREQYRLMRDAMEKRFIRVAKGSLVGGARLGMFTATFFGIQNLLIENRGVHDVFNIAGAGSATAAAFGLILPGSPMWRARNVLVGSALGAGICFPLGWVQLKLAEKASLEIETSKSPSDLAREQGNQSRVGAAIDRLEGSLRK, via the exons ATGACCGCCGACGCGACGCCTCCTCCCGCCGAGCCGCCGCAAAATCCGCCAAATTCTACCGCG gaggaggctgaggCGGATGCGGTAGGCACGCCGTCGAGGGGCGGGCCTGTGGGGATGGTGAGCTGGGGAACCGGCACCCTCGTCGGCGTATTCACCGGGCTGCTCTATGGCGGGGCCAAGGAGGCCAACGCTAACGTC AGCAAGGATGCTGAAGTGATGTTGAAGATGGGAAGCACCACAGACAAGCGCGAACAGTATAGGCTGATGAGAGATGCAATGGAGAAAAGGTTCATCCGGGTTGCAAAAGGCTCCCTAGTTGGTGGTGCTCGCCTTGGGATGTTCACTGCAACTTTCTTTGGCATACAGAACCTTCTTATTGAGAATCGTGGGGTACATGATGTCTTCAATATTGCTGGAGCTGGCTCGGCTACCGCGGCTGCTTTTGGGCTTATAT TGCCTGGTTCACCGATGTGGCGTGCAAGGAATGTATTGGTTGGCTCTGCTCTTGGTGCCGGAATCTGCTTTCCCCTTG GTTGGGTACAGTTGAAGCTGGCAGAGAAGGCCAGTCTTGAGATCGAAACTTCAAAGTCACCATCAGATTTGGCAAGGGAACAAGGGAATCAAAGTCGTGTGGGGGCAGCTATAGACCGACTCGAGGGCAGCTTGAGGAAGTAA
- the LOC127342462 gene encoding glutamate--tRNA ligase, cytoplasmic, protein MEVKLAFPQDSPPLSIISAAKVAGVSLTIDPTLASGSVPTLHFSSGDFIHGVNTILRYIARAASVSNFYGQNAIQAANVDQWLEYAPLILSGSEFEAACSFIDGYLASRTFLVGYGLSIADIVVWSNLTGTGQRWESLRKSKKYQSLVRWFNSVAADYAGALDEVTSAYVGRRGIGKSPAPSLKEKMPGLKENTSGHQIDLPGAKVGEVCVRFAPEPSGYLHIGHAKAALLNKYFAERYNGRLIVRFDDTNPSKESNEFVENVLKDIETLGVKYDVVTYTSDYFPKLMEMAESLIKQGKAYVDDTPKEQMRSERMDGVESKCRNTTVEENLSLWNEMVNGTKRGTQCCVRGKLDMQDPNKSLRDPVYYRCNPDPHHRVGSKYKVYPTYDFACPFVDALEGVTHALRSSEYHDRNAQYYRVLQDMGLRRVEIYEFSRLNMVYTVLSKRKLLWFVQNKKVEDWTDARFPTVQGIVRRGLKIEALIQFILEQGASKNLNLMEWDKLWTINKKIVDPVCGRHTAVLKDRCVLLTLTNGPDEPFVRILPRHKKYEGAGKKATTFANRIWLEYADASVISVGEEVTLMDWGNAIIREIKTDNGAITQLVGELHLEGSVKMTKLKLTWLSDIEDLVSLSLVDFDYLINKKKLEEDENFLDNLNPCTRREALALGDPNIRNVKQGEVIQLERKGYYRCDVPFVRSSKPIVLFSIPDGRQKSTSIGSGA, encoded by the exons ATGGAGGTGAAGCTAGCATTCCCGCAGGACAGCCCGCCGCTTTCCATCATCTCTGCTGCTAAGGTTGCAGGTGTTTCCCTAACCATCGATCCGACCCTTGCCTCTGGTTCGGTTCCCACGCTGCACTTCAGTTCTGG GGATTTTATACATGGTGTGAACACTATTCTCCGGTACATTGCCCGTGCTGCATCTGTTTCCAACTTCTATGGCCAGAACGCTATTCAGGCCGCAAAT GTTGACCAATGGCTCGAGTATGCACCACTCATTCTTTCAGGCTCTGAATTTGAAGCTGCTTGCTCATTTATTGATGGATACTTGGCGTCTCGTACCTTTTTGGTTGGTTATGGTCTTTCAATTGCTGATATTGTTGTGTGGTCGAATCTAACAG GAACTGGTCAACGATGGGAAAGTCTAAGGAAGTCAAAGAAATATCAAAGCCTTGTCCGTTGGTTCAACAGCGTTGCTGCAGACTATGCAGGCGCACTAGATGAAGTTACATCTGCTTATGTTGGAAGGCGGGGAATTGGCAAATCTCCTGCGCCAAGCTTGAAAGAAAAGATGCCTGGTTTGAAAGAGAACACCTCAGGTCATCAAATAGATCTCCCAGGTGCAAAAGTTGGGGAGGTTTGTGTTCGTTTTGCCCCAGAGCCTAGCGGGTATCTCCACATTGGTCATGCAAAGGCTGCACTGTTGAACAAGTATTTTGCAGAGAGATATAATGGGCGTCTGATAGTTCGATTTGATGACACAAATCCTTCTAAAGAAAGCAATGAATTTGTTGAGAATGTCCTGAAAGATATTGAAACGCTTGGGGTTAAATACGATGTAGTTACATACACATCGGATTATTTCCCAAAGCTAATGGAAATGGCTGAGAGTTTGATTAAGCAGGGGAAGGCATATGTTGATGATACACCCAAGGAGCAAATGAGGAGTGAAAGGATGGATGGTGTGGAATCTAAATGTAGAAACACTACTGTTGAGGAGAACTTGTCGTTGTGGAATGAGATGGTTAATGGTACCAAAAGGGGTACTCAGTGTTGTGTGCGTGGTAAACTTGACATGCAGGACCCAAACAAATCACTTCGTGATCCTGTTTACTACCGTTGCAACCCTGATCCCCATCATCGTGTTGGCTCAAAATACAAGGTCTACCCAACATATGACTTTGCTTGCCCATTTGTTGATGCATTGGAAGGAGTGACTCATGCTCTTCGTTCAAGTGAATACCATGATCGCAATGCACAGTACTACCGTGTCCTTCAAGACATGGGGCTGCGGAGAGTAGAAATCTATGAGTTCAGTAGGCTGAATATGGTTTATACCGTTCTTAGCAAGCGCAAGCTTCTTTGGTTCGTCCAAAATAAGAAGGTAGAGGACTGGACTGACGCACGCTTTCCCACGGTACAAGGCATAGTACGTCGTGGCTTGAAGATTGAAGCATTGATCCAATTTATACTGGAGCAG GGTGCTTCAAAAAATCTGAATCTCATGGAGTGGGATAAACTCTGGACAATCAACAAGAAGATAGTTGATCCAGTGTGCGGAAGGCATACTGCTGTGCTGAAAGACAGATGTGTGCTCTTGACACTTACTAATGGCCCAGACGAACCATTTGTTCGAATCTTACCAAGGCATAAGAAATATGAGGGTGCTGGAAAGAAGGCTACAACCTTTGCAAACAGAATTTGGCTCGAGTATGCTGATGCATCAGTCATTAGCGTGGGTGAGGAAGTCACTTTGATGGACTGGGGTAATGCTATCATTAGAGAAATCAAGACAGATAATGGAGCAATCACTCAACTAGTTGGTGAACTCCATCTTGAAGGGTCAGTAAAAATGACGAAGCTGAAACTGACATGGCTATCAGATATTGAAGACCTTGTGTCTCTCTCTTTGGTAGATTTTGACTACCTAATCAATAAGAAAAAG CTGGAGGAAGATGAGAACTTCCTTGACAATCTCAACCCTTGCACTCGACGTGAAGCTTTAGCTCTTGGAGACCCAAACATTCGGAATGTCAAGCAAGGAGAAGTTATACAGCTCGAAAGGAAAGGGTATTACAGGTGTGATGTTCCATTTGTCCGGTCGTCCAAACCAATTGTGCTTTTTTCCATTCCAGATGGCCGACAGAAGTCCACATCAATTGGTTCTGGAGCCTAA